A genome region from Salvelinus alpinus chromosome 26, SLU_Salpinus.1, whole genome shotgun sequence includes the following:
- the LOC139554717 gene encoding dnaJ homolog subfamily C member 8-like, giving the protein MNEAEMAAAGGEPPAQSGPDDLFNHFYTEVKQIEKRDSVLTSKQQIDRLLRPGSSYFNLNPFEVLQIDPEATDEELKKRFRALSILVHPDKNQDDPGRAQLAFEAVDKAYKNLLEPEQKKRAVDVIQAGKEYVEHNMKEKKKLLKKDGKPQFVEEDDPEMFRQAVYKQTMKLFAELEIKRKEREAKDMHERKRAREEEIETAEKAKREREWQKNFEETRDGRVDSWRSFQAGKGKAKKEKKPRSFLKPPKVKMEQRE; this is encoded by the exons ATGAATGAAGCCGAGATGGCGGCTGCTGGAGGAGAGCCCCCTGCCCAGAGTGGTCCGGATGATTTGTTCAATCATTTCTACACAGAG GTAAAGCAGATAGAGAAAAGAGACTCTGTGCTAACCTCGAAGCAGCAAATAGACAGGCTGCTCAGACCTGGGTCGTCCTACTTCAATTTAAACCCCTTTGAG GTGTTACAAATCGATCCAGAGGCAACAGATGAGGAGTTGAAGAAGAGATTCCGAGCG TTGTCCATCTTGGTCCATCCAGACAAGAACCAGGATGATCCAGGCAGAGCACAACTAGCTTTTGAAG CTGTGGACAAGGCATACAAAAACCTGCTGGAACCAGAACAGAAGAAGAGGGCAGTTGATGTAATCCAAGCAGGAAAGGAATATGTTGAGCATAAT ATGAAAGAGAAGAAGAAACTGCTGAAGAAGGATGGGAAGCCTCAATTCGTGGAGGAGGATGACCCGGAAATG TTCAGACAGGCGGTGTACAAGCAGACTATGAAGTTGTTTGCAGAGCTTGAAAtcaagaggaaggagagggaagccaAGGACATGCATGAACG GAAAAGGGCAAGAGAGGAAGAGATTGAGACGGCAGAGAAAGCTAAGCGAGAGAGGGAATGGCAGAAGAACTTTGAG GAAACAAGGGATGGCCGAGTGGATAGTTGGAGGAGTTTCCAGGCAGGCAAAGGAAAAGCTAAAAAAGAGAAGAAACCCCGGTCATTCTTGAAGCCTCCTAAAGTCAAGATGGAGCAGAGGGAGTGA